A region of Diospyros lotus cultivar Yz01 chromosome 3, ASM1463336v1, whole genome shotgun sequence DNA encodes the following proteins:
- the LOC127798492 gene encoding uncharacterized protein At2g27730, mitochondrial produces the protein MATRSTFGSVSRACRFMERTRSPAASSSGALRYFSDDKGRVLSEEERAAENVYIKKMEREKMEKMKRKAEKEKAEKEKAGKSAEEGQKS, from the exons ATGGCAACGCGATCCACCTTTGGTTCCGTTTCGCGAGCTTGTCGTTTCATGGAGAGAACTCGAAGCCCCGCGGCCTCATCCTCGGGCGCTCTCCGCTACTTCAGCGACGACAAAGGCCGCGTTCTCAGCGAGGAAGAGCGCGCTGCTGAAAACGTCTACATAAAG AAAATGGAGAGGGagaagatggagaagatgaagcGGAAGGctgagaaagagaaagcagagAAAGAGAAGGCTGGCAAG AGTGCTGAAGAGGGTCAAAAGAGCTGA